In Hippoglossus hippoglossus isolate fHipHip1 chromosome 11, fHipHip1.pri, whole genome shotgun sequence, the sequence AGCGCCACCCCTGGAAATCATCAACCCTCCGCCGCCCAGTGTCCCTGAAATTGAAATCAGAGTTGGTTCCATAATACAGAGATGGCACGGGTGGGATGAAAGCatttgaccaggacatgtccccacctccgctgctgctgctgtctggatAGGGAAAGTAGCAGTCAGGTTTGGTTGTCTGTCCATAACCGTAGCTGGGGTCAGACATCGCCCCGTGGCCTGTTTGGACACTGTGATACGCCAGAGGATGCGTCATATAACTTTGTGGAGTTATCTGGACATTGCCAGCGGTGAACTGAGGACACGCGTTGATCCGAGCAGCGTCTGAACGAGGAGCCACCCCACCACTACGCCCCGCAGCGGCCGTCATGAGAGTCGTGTGATCTGGTGCCATGTGAGGATTTTGGAGCGGTTGTTGGTAATACCACTGTTCAGCGTAACCCATCTCAGGTGTGCAGGGAATGTAAGTGTGGGGCACGGCAGGCGACAgctcctcagtgtgtttgtgtcggtATTCTGTTGCCATCTCTTCATCAAAGTTCCCTCTTGATCTCTCTTGAGAACCATGGTGTCTGTTGTGATTCCTCTCCCAATAACCCTTGTGGTCTTCTCTCTCAGTTGTGTCTTTGGACTGGCTGAAGTGTTCATTATCATTGGAATCACCATCCGCCATTTGATACAGAGTGACTGTgcagtttttctctcctgccATGTATTGACCGGCCTCTGCATCTCCACTGTAGAGGTGTTCAGCATGGTCAACGGCAAACGATCCAGCGTCGCCATCATCAGTGTCGGACTTGGGTGATGGGAAGAGGTCTGAGGCCGGTGGTGGTGAACAGGACACCGACAGGATGTCCTTGCTGAAAGACGTCCTCTGCAGCACCACTGGACCTTTGGTAAGAGGCAGGCTTACCGTAAATAAAGTATCTGCCACtttccccttcttcctcttcgcCGTCGTCCTTTTCCCCCAATTTGACAGAAGGGCAGAACGTTTCTCCGTCATGCCTTCAACCGAGGTCTTGTTCACACTATGCCCTGAGCAAAGAGCGTCAAGTGGACACACAAGTTGAAAAGCAAAAGGAAATAATAAGAATATCTCattacagaaagaaagaaagaggtttGGCCCCAGTCCGTACAGTATCTTTCAAAGAAACACACCTCTGacagttaatttgtttttttgggtgCTTGTATCCCATCCTTTACACAGCATCCTCATAcctgaaagtgaaagaaatgcAATACATGGagcatacaaaaaaaacacaaccgtCAAGTCTTTGcattgaaaaacacacaagaccaACGTTCGTGTTCAAAATGTGCTTCAAACACTGATGAGGctgaaagagaataaagaagatgataaaaaaaaaggggtgaAACAGAAGTTCCACTTTTTCTGGGCAACAGAGGCTTTCACCATGGATTAATCGTCATGGGAATAGTGTTTCAAACATATAAAAATGGACGCATCTCAACCAAAAGTTTCAATCATATGTAGCGTGACTGTTTATACTGTACGGTTTTGtactgtttattttcattaacaGTACAAAACCGTAAATTTTAATGACAGTCAAAAACGTTTTACGGTAACATAATGGTAACCCTGCTTAAGttcatcaaatgtttttgaGAACACAGTCCAAAGCCTGATTATGACGGGGgattatgacctatattgcaggccagccaccagggggcattgGATGATTTTGCTTTTGGGGAACTGTtatgtcgaccatctttatgttttcaaacaaaagcgCTTGGGAGGTTTCTCTTGATGAAACCATAGATGAATACTGTGAAGGGACAGAGTGTAGAGTACAGGTCATACTTACACCTCGAGTCACTCCTCAAGAGCTCAGACCTGTTTATGgccacacaaacaaaagcaaacacacaaatctgtaCTTACACCAGTGGTAACTTCTGCCAGTCAGTTGGATACAGAGTGAATCTGGTGCGTTTATCACCTGGGAACATAAGATGTTTAAACACTGATGCAAGAATACGAGTACAGGAGCAGTCAAGACCTTGCTGGTGAAGGACATGAGTCGTCTTACACCTAGAATAACCAGAGCAAGGTAAACTGTGCAGAGTAGTCAACGCGATACCTTCAGCTCTCCTCTGCCTTCCTCTCGCTCCACTTTTTTGGCCAGTGATTGGAGGAAGTTGTCATTAATATCTGCAGTCGATGCTTCCACCTGCTCAGGATAAGTTTccgtctaaaaaaaaaaacgtactCCTGGAATGTTCATTACTGCCCGGCAACACATAATGTGTTTCTTTCAATTTCAGGTATTGATACAACAAACTGACCAAGTAGTTGATGAGATGGGAAGAGTCGGTCAGGTGATCAATGAGGTCCCTTTTGTTGGATCGGATGCGGCAGCAGTGGCATAAGAAAAGGAAGGTGCAGCCAGTGTCACTCCTGCACTCGACCACGCGGCACAGACCTGTTGTGAGCATATacaagcagctttttttttaaaattagtcACAAAATCTACAATGAAATACTAATGTCCAGCACTTATTACTAGCAATGGTGAAAGAACCCATAATATTTTTCATGTcgacatcaatcaatcaaatcagagaccccattcagacctggtatcaacatcctGAGTGaactgatcacaagtggacagctttAAATATGCGTGTTCACACTTGGTATTAAAAGgtttcctgaatgtgtctcctatGATCACTTGAGATGggatctcacttccccactcacatatgcaaatgtgcatgtacatgatgttgtttttacccagtgtGAGTTTACAGATATGTCcgatgtcactgtgtgtgtgtgtgtgtgtgtgtgtgtgtgtgtgtgtgtgtgtgtgtgtgtgtgtgtgtgtgtgtgtgtgtgtgtgtgtgtgtgtgtgtgcggatgtGTGGCAAGGACACATTTGCATTCCCACAGTGATAAGAATGTGGCCACTTGTGTCAAggaccacctctgaatgtggtctgggAGATAAgatctcaggacacatttgAGTGCGTTGACACGCGTACTTAGCATTGTCCCCTTGTGATTGGCtccctcaggacagatgttaagaCCAGGTCGGATCCGGGCCTTACACCACATCCTCAATGTGTTCTCACAGCTGCTGTTATCTATCTGTGCTCACCAATAAGAGGCTTGGTTCCTCTGTAGCCATGaagaaagctgctgctgttctctgAGAACCCAGATGGTTCAGTGTGGTTTGAGTGTGACGTTGAGATGTTTGTTAACCAGCCCTCTGACTCAATAGTAGGAGCTGCAGTTGAATGCATCAGATAAGGATTGTTGGTCTGTGTTGACATCTTATGCGAGATCACATCAGCATCGAGGGATCTCTCGCTCCTGCGCAGTTCGTGGCGACCGAGCAACACAATCCTCTGCGATTGGACGGAATGTTGCTCCAGCTGAACAGATGTAGTCTGAGAGTGGCTCTCAGGTCCACCCTGCCATTCTCTTACAGTTTTTATCAGAGTTACTGCTGTAGTggttgagagagaaaaagatccatatgtataaaaaaacaactgatatGTACATATAGAAATAGttccaaaaaaacacaaggggAAACCGACACAGGAAATAGGAAGACCGAGATCAATCACTGACCATCATTCTCGCTGAGTGTTGCCATCTTCTGGTATAGAACGTCTTCAACCTCTATTAACTTCATGTCAAGGTGCAAAAACATGTGAGAACTCATCCGAAACGCATGTAtttgcaaacagaaacaaagatatACGCAGTCAAACATAAACAGAACATACCTGGACATCTCCACTCCCCTCTTTTCCCTCGATTTTCTTGGCGATCTCCATCAGTGGCCAGGCCAGCCTCGACAGGTCAGAGTTCTCCTTCCATTCACACACTAGATGGGGGTGCCAGGATTTCTGTCAAGCAAAACACCACCTGCGAGTAAACTACAACTCAACCCAGCAAGCAAACGTGCCATTACGACTTGTTTTGTGCTCGGTGTGCTCGTTGTCATGGAAATTTACTGAATCTAACTGTCCTGTTATGGAAATGTACAGATCCTCCTGTCCTGACATGACTATGCTCAAAGTTCAGTTGGATTGACCTGAAACATCATTGTATAATTCTACTTAATGTTTGCATCTGTCTGATACCAAGAGATGTTCTCTACTTTGGACCTAAAcgcatttgtttttctgcccaGTGTCTATACACTCAGGAGAGGGGGGGACATTTGACCCATTCTCTGCTGATGTCTTAGCGCTGGACATGTCCTGTCTGGCTGATATCGAAGGATGACGTGGAGCCCCTCGATCTGTGCATAAAAGCCAGCACATCATATGAGCCATTTTGTCAGATTCTTGAAGCCTGCAGTGGCTTTGAGAATTCTGTCCCTATTTGGCCAAATAGTTCCATTGTAactctgtttgtgttcaaataCATTCTCTGTAAATTGTTTCTCGACCATTAATTAAATACTTTGATATCATTGAATTGATCTCTCAGTCTGATGGTTTATTTCCTCACCAgggaattaaatacaaattcccACCACACTCGTCTCCTCTGCTTCAACCTTGATGAGGCCCTCAGCCTGtttcttatctcctgggatttcaCACTTCACCTCTGCATAAAAGAAAACGCCTGCAAATGTTTCCTTGTCTTTCCCTCTTCGGGATGCTCACATGCTGTAAGACTGTCTTACCTTCTTTGACAAAGAATGAAGTGCACAGAAAAGACTATAATTCTCACATCTCTTTATGTCAGAAGCCTCGCCTACCTTAAgcagtgtggacgccaggcaaATCCATAGGAGGGtggatgcattttcaaacaacaaCGTAGCAGTGTGGATGCATCCTTGTTCTACGGTCCTACTTACAATGTAGTTGTATCTGTGGAGACTTCCCATGATGTGGTTCCGCATGTCGGCTTTACtcagccgacacacacacacctcgcaCAGGTACGAGGCTTCTCTGCAGCGCGCCCCCACCTTCACACACTCTATAATGCTGCCCAGGCCTGACGGGATGAAAGTACAAATTATTTCAATAAGCACAGACAACCCAAAACAAAACAGGTGTTTGTTGCTACGTACCAATAATGGGTTGTAGTCTCTTCTTGTTGTTCAGATACACCTTCAGAGAATCAAAGAGCTCGCTTGTGCTCGATAATCCTACTAACAGAGAAtgcatcagaaaaaaaacagtgacatgCTTCTACGCGTGGTAGCCCACGTGCACACAGTGACAGACTTAACTTGCTGTGCCTCACCCGGCTGCATGTTGCAGTTGTAGAATCACCACCTGCAGAAAAAAAGcttaataaataattgtaattCAAATTCAGAGCACTGTTTCTAAAGGAAAGCTCATGCGTCCTGTAACTAGCTGCATGGTGAAGAGGTGGACTTTGATCTCTCTTAAATGTACAGATTATATAGCAGTGCAGA encodes:
- the LOC117770586 gene encoding uncharacterized protein LOC117770586; protein product: MQPVGLSSTSELFDSLKVYLNNKKRLQPIIGLGSIIECVKVGARCREASYLCEVCVCRLSKADMRNHIMGSLHRYNYIKSWHPHLVCEWKENSDLSRLAWPLMEIAKKIEGKEGSGDVQLIEVEDVLYQKMATLSENDAVTLIKTVREWQGGPESHSQTTSVQLEQHSVQSQRIVLLGRHELRRSERSLDADVISHKMSTQTNNPYLMHSTAAPTIESEGWLTNISTSHSNHTEPSGFSENSSSFLHGYRGTKPLIGLCRVVECRSDTGCTFLFLCHCCRIRSNKRDLIDHLTDSSHLINYLTETYPEQVEASTADINDNFLQSLAKKVEREEGRGELKVINAPDSLCIQLTGRSYHWCMRMLCKGWDTSTQKNKLTVRGHSVNKTSVEGMTEKRSALLSNWGKRTTAKRKKGKVADTLFTVSLPLTKGPVVLQRTSFSKDILSVSCSPPPASDLFPSPKSDTDDGDAGSFAVDHAEHLYSGDAEAGQYMAGEKNCTVTLYQMADGDSNDNEHFSQSKDTTEREDHKGYWERNHNRHHGSQERSRGNFDEEMATEYRHKHTEELSPAVPHTYIPCTPEMGYAEQWYYQQPLQNPHMAPDHTTLMTAAAGRSGGVAPRSDAARINACPQFTAGNVQITPQSYMTHPLAYHSVQTGHGAMSDPSYGYGQTTKPDCYFPYPDSSSSGGGDMSWSNAFIPPVPSLYYGTNSDFNFRDTGRRRVDDFQGWR